The Antechinus flavipes isolate AdamAnt ecotype Samford, QLD, Australia chromosome 4, AdamAnt_v2, whole genome shotgun sequence genomic interval TAATGAAAGGTATTGTTTGTGACagatataacatataattttagCTAGAAATACTGTGTTGAGGTCTCAGAATATTAAATTTATACTGTCTTAATCTCAAGCAGCTTTTTAATCTATGTTCAGAACTAAAAAGATATCTTAAGAACTAAGCTctctatttcaaatttatttcattctacaGCTATGTATTTCTAAAAcagtatgtgtgcatatgtgtttgCCAAAAAGGCTGGGGCGagagaaatatttttcctattttttcatctaAGTAAtgaagtcaataaaaatttattgactaTTTAAGTGCAAGGTGCTGGTAGTGTGCCATTAATTAAGGatttaaaagtaataatgattttaaaaataaatgccaatTATTTAAGTGGTTTAAGtataaggttttgttttttttttccccaaatgttttTATGACTTGCAGACTggacaaacaattcaaataagaaaaaacaactcTGGTTTGATTTAGTAAATCATTTCTGACTATATCAGGCCATTTACAATCCAAAGTGGAACTTTTATCAGATTATTAAGAGTGAAAGTTCCATTCCagtgaaaataattagaaatgtaTCTGacacaaattttattattattattattaagattattttaaTCCCTGATGTCCGTCCTTGGTCAGATAAAAACAGTATTTTCCTTTCATAGGTAGAACAAAACAGAGTTCAATCACCAGTCTTTCAGCAAATGAACTGCTCTTTTTTATATACATGTGATAATGTGATAATACTAATAATCACCACATGCACATAATTACATCATCGTCCTTTGTCTtttagacaaaattaaaaaaaaaaaaaccaccaccacAAAACTTGAAAAGTACTATCTACATATCACTGGGTCTCAACTCTattaaaaacatacacatatatccccAAAAAACCCTGCAATATTTTTAGGGTATTTTTAGGAAGATAAATGGCCTATCTCAAGAATCTGATAGATATCATACTGTACGAGATGATCTTTGGTACTGATGATTACTGGGCTTTAAATGCAAAGAAGATTTTGCAAATCACAAGAGAATAATTTATCTTCTATAAGGTAGGTGGAGAGGGAGACAAGGCAGCAAAATCATCATACTTTTCTTCACAATTCATCCTTTTATTCTAACCGCATAATCACCTACTGACATTTTTAGAGAAATCATTCTTCTCTTGTGGAAGTTTTTAATTAGGTCTATGTCAGTTCTTACTGTTATATAAAAATAGACCACAGTATTAATTTGATAAAATGCtaaagacagaaattaaaaaaaaaaacaacctgtttAATAGCTTTCATTAATAACTGATCATATATAGTAAAAGATTTACCTTCTGATTATTTCAGATAACAAATAAGAAAGGAGACAAACATCAATATATTTAATCATAAGGATGTCAACAAATATTGAGAAGTTTTGGAGGgattaataaaataagataaaactaGAACACTAGAGTAGGCACATTTGGAATATCCTTCTAAGATGCCTACTCCTATCAAATATTGAttgttctctccctccccactcccactcccactcttcaatctcttttttcatCAACACATTATCAAGGAAGGATGTGCTCAGTTCTAgagaaaattattaagaaaagagggggaaataagTTTGCTAATTATATGAAATTTCTTCCAtcaggaaaaacagaatttgaactagTCTTAAACTGGGAATTAAGAAATTCCAAGTTGTTAAAATACCTCTGAAATTAagattggtttcttttttcagctAACCCCAAAAGTTGGTTATAAAATAACCAAAATTTTACGTGTTCTGACatgataaacaagaaaaaaatataaaaagagcaTATATACAAAATCCCTATctacctaaaagaaaaaaaaatcacacaatatAGGAAATATTTTCCATGACTGAGCTAATTAGATACATATAACGAGGCAAAAGAACTTCATCCAGATATTTAAATGGATAAGCTGTGCCAGAGTCATCATTTCATGTCTCAAAGTCCCTTGATTAATATTGACCATTTAGAAGCCAAGGCCCATACAAGTGTTGGTTGCCAAGAAAACATTGATAGAAAAAAGGTCATTTAAATTCTGTTGACAGAATTACCCAGATAAAATGAAGTGCACCACACACATGAACACAGCCATCTTttcatggtgaaaaatgctaGTGCAGGTAATACATTTCTGAAGATCTTCATTGAAttcattaattgttctttaaactcCTAAAGTTGTATTCATGCTTATAAGGCAGCTGGAAAGCTGAAAAGGTGTCTTGGaataaaagcaactcttagtttttctttcctaAAGTTAAAAACAGATGTTGTCATGGAAATCTTGAATAGCAAATATTAATAAAGAAGCAGAGACCATGCCAAGAAATGTCATATCAGCACATATCAGCACAAATGTTAAGTTGTAATGAAGGTGTTTTTCAATATGCCATTTTTAGTCAAGTTTTCCATTTTGATGACTCTTGttggttttctcctttcttataagAGAGATGACTCTGAGACATCCCTTTGAAATTTTGATCATCCACATCACATTCATTACATCTAAAACACTACTGCAACCAATCCAGGCACTTTGGGCATCAAATCCTAGTCTGTTGAAAGGTTCTGTTCCAAATAGAGCATAAATATGACTATAGAAAGGAGGTATAACTGCAATCCTTACAATAAAGAATACTACTGTCATTAGTACACCATTGATGATGTTAGCTTTAGAAGACTTGGGATATCCTAGCACTTCAAGGAAccacctagaaaaaaaaaaaaccatcaattAAACTAAATCCATATGAAGTGAAGGTGaacattttttacttttgctttcagGATGTACTAGGTTCCATTCTATATGACATATGGATGCACACagtaattttgataatttttatgttattttttaaagaatataaatgtgtatgtatgatatcaatattaaatataatggACACATTACAAGCATCCACACTAAACTGGAAAATTCAAAGTAAGGGTCTAAAAGCAATGAAAAGGGGGGGAGGATGTGATCAAGAGCAACTACTTAAATTCAATCAACTTCAGTGGTTCCCAGTTACCTCCATGATCAATATACAaatctcttttaatctttttaaagcccttcacaatctggcctcttctatctttccagtttttttatatGTTACTCCTCCTGCTTTTCCCTCCCCTTACTTTATCCCACCCTCACTCCATATCACATAATCTGGCACTGGCTTCCCTACTGTTacttaaacaaaacatttttttccccaaggcatTTTCAGCGACTGTCCCCTATGTCtggaattctctttttccttatctttgcCTCTCAActttcttcaaatctcaactaaaaATACCAACTTTTGCAAGATATCTATCTCAATCCCATACATACAGATAATCTCCAATTTCTTGTTGAGTTTTTTTATAGATGGTTATTACCATACTAATTCACCCTTAAAATTGTTAGCTCCTCAGAAGTagggcctgtttttttttttttttgcttttctttgtttcccaagtacttagcacagtgcctagcatatagtagatgcttaataaattattgctgACTTGATTTAGAAGGAAAATGGACAAAAGTTTTAGCAAAATATTCCCATCTATACTTATCAGCTTTGTAAACATAGGCAAGTTACAAATGACTTCCTGAAGAAAGTGCATTAAgtattactattttatttgaaagatgataaaactgagcTAAAAGATCTGCCATGGTCTGATAGCtagaaaatgatttgttcaggttTCCATAAAGGCCCAGGTCTCCTTGAAGGGACAGAATAATGTCATGTAATGGGTTGCATTTGTGGTCAGAAAATCTGGGCTACAATCCTATTTCAAAAACTAATAAGTCATGTAGTCTctctaaatttcagttttctcactttgtcactgttggtcagtcatttttcagtcatgtatgactctaCATTATCCCACTgagggtttacttggcaaagataatagacttgttgccatttccttcttcagttctttttacagacaaggaaactgaagaaaacagggttaactgatttgcccacacaatctagttaagtgtctgaagccagatttgaactcaaggaaatgtctttttgacttcagaatCAGCACTCTTATCTACTATTCTCTATCTACCTAGTTGTCCCAATGATGGGTGTATCATATATCTAAAATATAGTAGattataaaatgtatgtatggtGCTCAGTTATACTTCTATGGAATATTCTAAATTTTGGCAAAGATCAGATGTTACCCAAAAATCATGATACTCAGATTCTTTTGCCCAGTGTATAAAATGTTCTACTATACTACCAAATGAGATCATTCATTCAATAGAGATTCACTAAGTCTTGCTTAATGAGCAAGGTACTATGCTAACTAATAAATGAAAACACTtctaatatttgtgaaatgattgttatttacagTAACTAAATTCACTTAGAAGTCTTCAAAACAGAACCCATGATATATAATGAAGATTATCTAGCTAACTAGCAAGCTATCTGATAGATACAGAATTTCATCCTGCTTTATAAGTGACATTATAGGGAGCCCCCACGTTAGtattacaaataataattttagagatggaagTATCAGGGCAATGGAACatcattttctactttaaaaaatggCTTACAATAACcaactttaaaaatgattaacaatATCAACAACCTACCGCTGATTCACAAAAGGATTTGAAAATTCTGCAATCAGACGAAAGTTACCAAAATATGCCAGGACTCCTCTCATCtagattataaatattaaatacacaAAGTCAGGTATATCAAATTTTACCAAAATTTCCAGCTATTTAAGAAAacatacaaattatatacattttcacTATCAAAGCTTTTcttcataaaagaattttaatattaaaatgttcaaagatgaatattttcagacttttacCATTATAATCTTATTAATTCTataaaaaaacattaagaatttgaggctttgttatttttaaaagtagaggGGAAATCATTACATATCCTACCATttctatttttgagaaaaaaaattttaataggggCCCCCAAATTTAAAAGGTTCTGAAAACAGTAATAATTAAAGACTACATTCTTAAATGGCTGAGGAGTTAAAAAGTTGGCATGTTTATACCAGTCATTTAACTtgaattttatattcaattttaacACATTCTTAAGTCAGTgtaagatcagaaggaaagcagaaaattggaggaaaaaatgttatagacataaataaatataaaatgtttctcAGATAAgggtctcatatctcaaatatatttttaaaaaatatactaaatctataagaatatgagtcatcctgcagttgataaatggtcaaaagatatgaacaggctattttctaatgaagaaatcaaaacaatttacaattatatgaaaaaatgttctatattagattagagaaatgcaaattaaaacaactttgatatATCATTCATGCctattaatttgattaaaataatataagaaaaaaaggcaaatgtaagagggaatatggaaaaattgggacattaattcactgtttgtggaattgtaaattgatccaatcattttggagaacaatttggaattatggcaaaagagttataaaattgaCTGTACCCTTTGCTTCTCAAGATgtttagggaaaaaggaaaaaaaagaaaacctctaTGTTCTAAAATAATTATACCAGCTTTGTGGtgataaaaaactgaaaattgcGGGGGAttatccatcatttggggaatggttgaacaagttgtggcacatGGATTGTGATGGAAGACTACTGtgctattagaaaaaaagaaaaatcttaaatcagTAACCTATCAGCTgccaataaaaaaaatctgaaagcaaACTGAAGATTTTTAGCCCAAACATATATACCAAATTAGCTTAATCTATCAAATTTGTGCTGATAAACTGGAGATATTTGTTtcaactcaataaaaaaaaagattcaactgTTTATTATACGCAGAGAATTATGCTAAATTAGATTAGACAGGATCCCTGGATGTAAGAAATTTATAATGTTGTTCAGGCATATGCCACATATCCAATCAACTAATACAAAACAATGAGAACATTAGAAAGGCACAAAGTACAATGTCTTACTAATGGGACAATTGATAGATGTTATGATttactaaagaaataaaagaaagcttCAAAGAGGCAGTTGCATCTGAGCCTTGGATTTTGATAAACATGAAGAAATTCAATTAATAAAGTAAGGAAAGCAAAACATTCCAGGCATCAATCAATCACAAAAGTAtgcattaaatgcctactaccaGCAGCTATGGGATGAAGCACTGGTTAATACAAAGTACTGGTTTACTGAAATTGAGATTTCATGGGATTAAGTATTGGTTATACTGAAAACAAATCTTGCTCTGGAGGTAATGTTCAAAAGCGGATATGGAGAGAGATAAAATATGGAGAGAGAGGatactttttttcctaaatatatttttttaaaaatgacttgagatgatttcagaaaaaaacaaggtGCTTGAAGCTGAGCGGGGAATAGGAGGTGTCTCATGTAGAAGGTAAAATTTAAACTGAGTCTCaatgaaattctaaatataaattccattttaGTGTTTAAGACTCTTCAGAACCTGGCTTCTTCCTACCCTTTCAATCTTCCCACACTTtacttaataataacaataataatctaacatttatatagtatttactatgtgtcaggcacaatGATAGGCTCTttacaattataatctcatttgaacc includes:
- the TLCD4 gene encoding TLC domain-containing protein 4, with the translated sequence MDSYSIIGIIFASFLMFQLLFHVVSSWFSAQVTSGFNKLSTQKKIEWNSRVVSTFHSLLVGSFCLYLLFFDEASIADPLWGDASLVQVNLSIASGYLLSDMFLIILYWKVIGDKFFIIHHSAALYAYYFVLMRGVLAYFGNFRLIAEFSNPFVNQRWFLEVLGYPKSSKANIINGVLMTVVFFIVRIAVIPPFYSHIYALFGTEPFNRLGFDAQSAWIGCSSVLDVMNVMWMIKISKGCLRVISLIRKEKTNKSHQNGKLD